One Microbacterium marinum genomic window carries:
- the cofC gene encoding 2-phospho-L-lactate guanylyltransferase gives MSGAWTVMIPVKPFAEAKSRLGVVGEARSDLARALALDTIEVAARTSGVERVVVVTADDGIARLLPAGVVLVREREASGIDAALELAASRIGLRRHRAALPADLAALAPAELASALAIAAAVPRAVVADATGAGSTLVTARAGTVWASAYGSDSFARHRELGCQPLPVRATSGLRRDLDTPDDLTELLPRAGVRLRGVA, from the coding sequence GTGAGCGGGGCGTGGACGGTGATGATCCCGGTGAAGCCGTTCGCCGAGGCGAAGTCCCGGCTCGGGGTGGTCGGTGAGGCGCGCTCCGACCTTGCCCGGGCGCTCGCGCTCGACACGATCGAGGTCGCCGCGCGGACGTCGGGCGTGGAACGCGTCGTCGTGGTGACGGCAGACGACGGCATCGCGCGGCTTCTGCCCGCGGGCGTCGTGCTCGTGCGGGAGCGCGAGGCGAGCGGCATCGACGCGGCACTGGAACTCGCGGCGTCGCGCATCGGGCTCCGTCGCCACCGCGCGGCGCTCCCGGCCGACCTGGCCGCGCTCGCACCGGCCGAACTGGCCTCCGCGCTCGCGATCGCCGCCGCGGTGCCGCGGGCAGTGGTGGCGGATGCCACGGGCGCCGGGTCCACCCTCGTCACCGCGCGGGCGGGGACAGTGTGGGCGTCGGCGTACGGTTCCGACTCCTTCGCGCGCCATCGTGAACTGGGATGCCAGCCCTTGCCGGTGCGCGCGACGTCCGGGCTGCGGCGAGACCTCGACACCCCAGACGACCTCACCGAACTCCTGCCGCGTGCCGGCGTCCGGCTGCGCGGCGTCGCGTAG
- a CDS encoding aldo/keto reductase: MVTIPTVSLNDGTAFPQLGLGTYNLRGGEGTQAIVSAIEGGYRLLDSAVNYENEREVGEAVRRSGIRDELLVTTKVPGRDHGYDETIASARGSLERLGLDRIDLYLIHWPNPSVDKFVDTYRAMIDLQKDGLVGSVGVSNFTEPMLARIIEATGVVPAVNQVELHPYFPQAHLRAFHASQGIRTESWSPLARRSELLSEEVVIETAAAHGVTPTQVVLRWHVQLGSTPIPKSADPVRQAENADVFGFSLTDAEVAAISALERGRLWDGDPDTHEEM, translated from the coding sequence ATGGTCACGATTCCCACCGTCTCGCTGAACGACGGCACCGCATTCCCCCAGCTCGGCCTCGGCACCTACAACCTCCGGGGCGGGGAGGGCACGCAGGCGATCGTCTCGGCGATCGAGGGCGGCTACCGTCTGCTCGATTCCGCGGTCAACTACGAGAACGAGCGCGAGGTCGGCGAGGCGGTCCGGCGCAGCGGCATCCGTGACGAACTGCTCGTGACCACCAAGGTGCCCGGCCGGGACCACGGCTACGACGAGACGATCGCCAGCGCCCGCGGCTCGCTCGAGCGCCTCGGACTGGACCGCATCGACCTGTACCTCATCCACTGGCCGAACCCGAGCGTCGACAAATTCGTCGACACGTACCGGGCGATGATCGACCTGCAGAAGGACGGTCTCGTCGGGTCGGTGGGCGTCTCGAACTTCACCGAGCCGATGCTCGCCCGCATCATCGAGGCGACCGGCGTCGTGCCCGCGGTGAACCAGGTCGAACTGCACCCCTACTTCCCGCAGGCGCATCTGCGGGCGTTCCATGCTTCGCAGGGCATCCGCACCGAGAGCTGGAGCCCGCTCGCCCGTCGGTCCGAGCTGCTGAGTGAGGAGGTCGTGATCGAGACGGCCGCCGCGCACGGCGTGACTCCGACGCAGGTCGTGCTCCGCTGGCACGTGCAGCTGGGCAGCACTCCCATCCCGAAGTCGGCGGACCCCGTACGGCAGGCCGAGAACGCGGACGTCTTCGGCTTCTCGTTGACGGATGCCGAGGTCGCGGCGATCTCCGCACTCGAGCGCGGTCGCCTGTGGGACGGCGACCCCGACACCCACGAGGAGATGTAG
- the fgd gene encoding glucose-6-phosphate dehydrogenase (coenzyme-F420) encodes MTIRFGYKASAEQFGPAKLLEYAVAAEQAGFDSVYISDHFQPWMHDGGHAPAALPWLGALGARTSRIVMGTSVLTPTFRYHPAVVAQSVATLAVLYPGRVVLGVGTGEALNEVTLGLDWPEGPERFQRLKESIGLMRELWERERVTFDGSFYRVSDATVYDRPDEPIPVYIGAAGPAAARLAGRIGEGFITTSGKDPALYTETLLPAVDDGIAKAGRASSEVDRMIEVKVSYHPDLEAARERTRFWAPLALSQEEKMGIHDPREMQRRAASLPIERAASRFIVSDDPDEHVERIAAYVEMGFRQLVFHDPGDDQLAFLQRYADDILPRLRKRFA; translated from the coding sequence ATGACCATCCGCTTCGGCTACAAGGCGTCGGCTGAGCAGTTCGGCCCGGCGAAGCTGCTCGAGTACGCGGTCGCCGCCGAGCAGGCGGGCTTCGACAGCGTCTACATCTCCGACCACTTCCAGCCGTGGATGCACGACGGCGGGCATGCGCCCGCAGCGCTGCCCTGGCTCGGTGCTCTCGGTGCGCGCACCTCCCGCATCGTCATGGGCACGTCTGTGCTGACGCCCACGTTCCGGTATCACCCGGCCGTCGTCGCGCAGTCGGTGGCGACGCTCGCCGTGCTTTATCCCGGCCGCGTCGTCCTCGGGGTGGGGACGGGAGAGGCGCTCAACGAGGTGACCCTCGGGCTCGACTGGCCCGAGGGGCCGGAGCGGTTCCAGCGGCTCAAGGAGTCGATCGGTCTGATGCGCGAGCTGTGGGAGCGTGAGCGCGTCACCTTCGACGGCTCCTTCTACCGGGTATCGGATGCCACGGTCTACGACCGCCCGGACGAGCCGATCCCCGTGTACATCGGCGCCGCCGGTCCCGCCGCCGCGCGGCTGGCGGGGCGGATCGGCGAGGGGTTCATCACGACGAGCGGCAAGGATCCCGCTCTCTACACCGAGACGCTCCTGCCCGCGGTGGACGACGGCATCGCGAAGGCGGGACGGGCGTCGAGCGAGGTGGACAGGATGATCGAGGTGAAGGTGTCGTATCACCCCGACCTCGAGGCGGCGCGTGAGCGCACCCGGTTCTGGGCACCGCTCGCGCTGTCGCAGGAAGAGAAGATGGGCATCCACGATCCGCGCGAGATGCAGCGTCGCGCCGCCTCGCTGCCGATCGAACGCGCGGCATCCCGCTTCATCGTCTCGGACGATCCGGACGAGCACGTCGAGCGCATCGCCGCGTACGTCGAAATGGGGTTCCGGCAGCTCGTCTTCCACGATCCGGGCGACGACCAGCTCGCCTTCCTGCAGCGGTATGCCGACGACATCCTGCCGCGGCTGCGGAAGAGGTTCGCGTGA
- a CDS encoding HNH endonuclease, whose protein sequence is MSSPAETPGSDAFTASLAGLAHGMAGLAQDSAAVQIREMRLLAAAAALAEKTAAGSPARVREQDMVLRSISAELGAIMRVADRTMQRRIDEARTIVEDYPTVLEAWEAGRIVRGHVLAIVAAGSVLPPDLRGQFADAAIPKCERDTPNRVRPALEMLAQHLHPRSFSERHEEASAGRCVRIVPGGDGMSELIARMPTAIAEGIHDRLTRMGRAVIDTRGERAAAAGLGVGCDDDDASRAEIVATDARTMDQVRADLFADLLLAGTPALDDTKDTSAGPLGKIRARIQVVIPAHSLAGDDHDACDLVGRSPIDPATARVLAAGNTQWERLVTHPVTGAVLAVDSYRVPEKMRRYLQARDQHCRFPGCRQAAVRCEIDHNHDRALGGKTDCGNLCHLCQRHHSMKQFTCWRVRQLTGGVLEWTSPLGRIYREDAPTPAVAFTPADTRSTEAAPF, encoded by the coding sequence ATGAGCAGCCCCGCAGAGACACCCGGATCGGACGCCTTCACGGCATCTCTCGCCGGGCTCGCTCACGGGATGGCGGGCCTGGCTCAGGATTCCGCAGCCGTGCAGATTCGCGAAATGCGATTGCTCGCCGCCGCGGCTGCGCTGGCCGAGAAGACGGCCGCCGGCTCACCCGCACGGGTCCGCGAACAGGATATGGTGCTCCGGTCGATCTCAGCTGAACTCGGCGCGATCATGCGGGTCGCCGACCGGACCATGCAACGCCGCATCGACGAGGCCCGCACGATCGTGGAGGACTACCCGACCGTGCTCGAGGCATGGGAAGCGGGCCGCATCGTCCGCGGCCACGTCCTCGCGATCGTCGCCGCCGGCTCGGTTCTCCCGCCCGACCTGCGCGGCCAGTTCGCGGACGCTGCGATCCCGAAGTGCGAACGCGACACCCCCAACCGGGTCCGCCCGGCGCTGGAGATGCTGGCGCAACACCTGCACCCGCGGTCGTTCTCGGAACGCCACGAGGAAGCCTCGGCAGGTCGGTGCGTGCGGATCGTGCCCGGCGGCGACGGGATGTCGGAGCTGATCGCGAGGATGCCGACGGCGATCGCGGAAGGCATCCACGACCGCCTCACCCGAATGGGTAGGGCGGTCATCGACACCCGCGGAGAGCGCGCCGCTGCGGCGGGCCTCGGTGTCGGGTGCGATGACGACGACGCATCGCGCGCGGAGATCGTCGCCACCGATGCCCGCACGATGGACCAGGTCCGTGCGGATCTCTTCGCCGACCTCCTCCTCGCGGGCACACCCGCGCTCGACGACACGAAGGACACCTCCGCAGGTCCCCTTGGGAAGATCCGCGCCCGCATCCAGGTCGTCATCCCCGCGCACTCGCTCGCGGGGGACGACCACGACGCCTGCGACCTCGTAGGACGCTCCCCCATCGACCCAGCCACCGCCCGTGTACTCGCGGCAGGGAACACCCAGTGGGAGCGCCTCGTCACCCACCCCGTCACCGGTGCGGTGCTCGCGGTCGACTCGTACCGGGTTCCCGAGAAGATGCGCCGGTACCTCCAAGCCCGCGACCAGCACTGCCGGTTCCCGGGATGCCGGCAGGCGGCGGTCCGGTGCGAGATCGACCACAACCACGACCGCGCCCTCGGCGGCAAGACCGACTGCGGCAACCTCTGCCACCTGTGCCAGCGACATCACTCGATGAAGCAGTTCACCTGCTGGAGGGTCCGACAACTCACGGGTGGCGTCCTCGAATGGACCTCACCCCTCGGCAGGATCTACAGAGAAGACGCACCCACCCCGGCCGTCGCCTTCACTCCTGCCGACACTCGATCCACCGAAGCCGCACCGTTCTGA